The Mercurialis annua linkage group LG2, ddMerAnnu1.2, whole genome shotgun sequence genome contains a region encoding:
- the LOC126666887 gene encoding RING-H2 finger protein ATL56-like, whose protein sequence is MPSRYHNQHDGGSPPPPKPNQKLISMFLKLIIMTSITTLFFLFLGIAAIILLLATAALHRRHTTNHHQRHQDQESSNSSNGLSSKELKKLPQFKYSRKIKPESEGIDCCVVCLDGFRQGQWCRKLAGCGHVFHRKCVDNWLVKVSVCPICRSRVCDDSVLEDSPLWGFRHIVGSR, encoded by the coding sequence ATGCCATCTCGTTACCACAACCAACACGACGGCGGTTCTCCACCGCCGCCAAAACCAAACCAGAAACTCATTTCAATGTTCctaaaactaataataatgaCATCAATAACAACCCTTTTCTTCTTATTCCTGGGCATCGCCGCCATTATTCTTCTCCTCGCCACCGCCGCTCTTCACCGTCGTCACACAACCAACCACCACCAGCGCCACCAGGACCAGGAATCATCAAATTCATCAAATGGGCTGTCTTCAAAGGAGCTAAAAAAGCTTCCCCAATTCAAATATTCAAGAAAAATTAAGCCTGAAAGTGAAGGTATTGATTGCTGTGTTGTTTGTTTAGATGGGTTCAGACAAGGCCAGTGGTGCCGGAAATTGGCCGGCTGCGGCCATGTTTTTCACCGGAAATGTGTTGACAATTGGCTTGTTAAGGTTTCTGTTTGTCCTATTTGTAGGAGTAGGGTTTGTGATGATTCTGTATTGGAAGATAGTCCTTTATGGGGATTTAGACATATTGTTGGTTCTAgataa
- the LOC126669928 gene encoding uncharacterized protein LOC126669928, whose product MALVFSSPSSSSTPSLLPFSWPPITSSRRRFQFRPITASQVCITSPPHDTIDKSSLLISETEAEDELWAASCLRVRSFYRSLEDSSSFGIQDHKKYLAEREFEAVKERIAGKRLGFRRVSCINATLPLSQMSGLSDDDLFAECKYTANGEDRVVVGTLDLNQCLRLPDEIIGRKPEGIGSDFLRAYLSNVCVAKELHRQGLAYELVAKSKLVAQQWGITDIYVHVAVDNEPAKKLYMKSGFVFENDEPAWQARFLDRPRRLLLWFGLSDAHDSE is encoded by the exons atggcATTAGTATTCTCCTCTCCATCTTCTTCATCTACTCCTTCACTCCTTCCATTTTCATGGCCGCCCATTACTTCCTCTCGCCGCCGCTTCCAGTTCAGACCAATCACAGCTTCCCAAGTCTGCATAACCTCGCCACCGCACGACACCATCGACAAATCCTCACTCTTAATCTCAGAAACTGAAGCAGAAGACGAGCTCTGGGCCGCCTCTTGTCTCCGTGTCCGCTCTTTCTACAGAAGCTTAGAAGATTCTTCTTCATTTGGTATCCAA GATCATAAAAAGTACCTAGCGGAGCGCGAGTTTGAAGCTGTTAAAGAACGAATTGCGGGTAAAAGACTTGGGTTTCGGAGGGTTTCTTGTATTAATGCTACTCTCCCTTTGTCTCAAATGTCTGGCTTGTCTGATGATGATTTATTCGCCGAATGTAAG TATACTGCTAATGGTGAAGATCGAGTGGTGGTTGGGACTCTTGATCTTAATCAATGTCTAAGATTACCTGATGAAATAATTGGGAGAAAACCTGAG GGAATTGGATCTGATTTTTTGAGGGCATACCTGAGCAATGTATGTGTAGCCAAGGAACTGCATAGACAAGGCTTGGCTTATGAACTTGTTGCAAAGTCAAAATTAGTAGCTCAACAATGGG GCATTACCGACATATATGTCCATGTTGCTGTTGACAATGAACCCGCAAAGAAGTTATACATGAAAAGTGGGTTTGTATTTGAAAATGATGAACCAGCATGGCAAGCGCGGTTTCTTGATCGGCCGCGGCGGCTTTTATTATGGTTCGGTCTCTCAGATGCACATGACTCGGAATAA